The following are encoded in a window of Pseudomonas sp. St316 genomic DNA:
- the istB gene encoding IS21-like element ISPsy14 family helper ATPase IstB, translated as MLPNPTLDKLQILRLHGMIKALGEQHATPDINDLSFDERLGLMVDRELTEREDARLTTRLKAARLRHNACLEDIDYRSPRGLDKALILQLGSGQWLRDGLNLIIGGPTGVGKTWLACALAHKACRDGYSVRYLRLPRLMEELGLAHGDGRFAKLMAGYAKTDLLILDDWGLAPFTAAQRRDMLELLDDRYGNRSTLVTSQMPVDKWHALIGDPTLGDAILDRLVHNAYRIELKGESMRRRATKLTATETSD; from the coding sequence ATGCTGCCTAACCCGACCCTCGACAAGCTGCAAATCCTACGCCTGCACGGCATGATCAAGGCGCTTGGCGAACAACACGCAACGCCCGACATCAACGATCTCAGCTTCGACGAACGCCTCGGCCTGATGGTCGACCGCGAGCTGACCGAGCGCGAAGACGCCCGCCTGACGACTCGCCTCAAAGCCGCACGACTGCGCCATAACGCCTGCCTGGAAGACATCGATTACCGCAGCCCTCGTGGCCTGGACAAGGCGCTGATCCTGCAACTGGGTAGCGGTCAGTGGCTGCGCGATGGCCTGAACCTGATCATCGGCGGGCCGACGGGCGTAGGCAAAACCTGGCTCGCCTGCGCGCTGGCTCATAAAGCTTGCCGCGACGGTTACAGCGTGCGCTATCTGCGCCTGCCGCGCTTGATGGAAGAACTGGGCCTGGCACACGGCGACGGCCGCTTCGCCAAGCTAATGGCCGGCTACGCCAAGACCGACCTGCTGATCCTGGATGACTGGGGCTTGGCGCCGTTTACCGCTGCTCAGCGGCGCGACATGCTTGAACTGCTGGACGACCGCTACGGCAACCGCTCGACGCTGGTGACTAGCCAGATGCCGGTGGACAAATGGCACGCACTGATCGGCGATCCGACCTTGGGCGATGCGATCCTCGACCGGCTGGTACATAACGCTTATCGGATCGAACTGAAGGGCGAATCGATGCGCAGGCGCGCAACGAAATTGACGGCGACAGAGACTTCAGACTAA
- the istA gene encoding IS21 family transposase yields MRKIKEVLRLKFEVGLSARQIAVSLQVGRATIGEYLNRFAASGLTWPCAASEAQLQQRLFPPPPDVPSDQRPMPDWTHVHAELRRPGVTLALLWQEYRLAHPQGFQYSWFCEHYRLWAAKVDVVMRQEHRAGEKLFVDYAGQTVPIIDRRTGEIRQAQIFVAVLGASSYTFAEATWSQKLPDWLGSHARCFAFFGGTAQILVPDNLRSGVTKAHRYEPDINPSYRDLAEHYGVAVLPARSRKPRDKAKVEVGVQVVERWILAVLRNRQFFSLGELNTAIALLLDRLNQKPFKKLPGSRRSAFETIDQPALQPLPEHPYVYAEWKKVRVHIDYHVEVDGHFYSVPYQLVKHQLEVRLTAQTVECFHANQRVASHLRSPHKGRHTTHTEHMPKSHREHAEWTPQRLIRWAEQTGPNTAGVIAYILERRIHPQHGFRACLGILRLSKQHGEERLEAACQRALALGACSYKSLESILRQGLERLPLAQQNLPLLPDEHINLRGPGYYH; encoded by the coding sequence ATGCGTAAAATTAAGGAAGTGCTACGTCTCAAGTTTGAGGTCGGCCTATCTGCTCGCCAGATCGCTGTCAGCTTGCAGGTGGGTCGCGCAACTATCGGTGAGTACCTCAATCGCTTTGCTGCCAGCGGGCTGACTTGGCCGTGTGCGGCGAGCGAGGCGCAGTTGCAGCAGCGTCTTTTTCCGCCACCACCCGACGTCCCCAGCGATCAACGTCCGATGCCGGACTGGACTCATGTCCACGCAGAGTTGCGCCGCCCCGGCGTAACCCTGGCCCTGCTTTGGCAAGAATATCGACTGGCGCACCCGCAAGGCTTCCAGTACAGCTGGTTCTGCGAGCACTACCGGCTCTGGGCCGCCAAGGTCGACGTGGTCATGCGCCAGGAACATCGCGCCGGCGAAAAGCTGTTCGTCGATTACGCGGGTCAGACCGTGCCGATCATCGACCGGCGAACCGGAGAGATCCGCCAGGCCCAGATATTCGTCGCCGTCCTCGGCGCCTCCAGCTACACCTTCGCCGAGGCGACCTGGTCGCAGAAACTGCCCGACTGGCTGGGCTCGCACGCCCGCTGTTTTGCTTTTTTCGGCGGCACCGCACAGATCCTGGTGCCCGACAATCTGCGCAGTGGCGTGACCAAGGCGCATCGCTACGAGCCGGATATCAACCCCAGTTACCGCGATCTCGCCGAGCATTACGGCGTAGCCGTGCTGCCCGCGCGCTCGCGTAAACCCAGGGACAAAGCCAAGGTTGAAGTCGGCGTACAGGTCGTCGAGCGGTGGATACTGGCGGTGCTGCGCAACCGCCAGTTCTTCTCCTTGGGCGAACTCAACACAGCCATCGCGTTGCTGCTGGATCGCCTCAATCAGAAGCCCTTCAAGAAACTGCCCGGCTCACGCCGCTCGGCCTTCGAGACCATCGACCAACCCGCGCTGCAACCGCTACCAGAACATCCATATGTCTACGCCGAATGGAAAAAGGTGCGAGTCCACATCGACTACCACGTCGAAGTCGACGGCCATTTTTACTCCGTGCCGTACCAACTGGTGAAACACCAACTCGAAGTACGCCTGACCGCGCAGACCGTCGAGTGCTTCCACGCCAACCAGCGCGTGGCCAGCCATCTGCGCTCGCCGCACAAAGGCCGCCACACTACCCACACCGAGCACATGCCCAAAAGTCACCGCGAACACGCCGAGTGGACGCCCCAGCGGCTGATCCGCTGGGCTGAGCAGACGGGCCCGAATACGGCCGGTGTCATCGCCTACATCCTCGAACGCCGAATCCATCCGCAGCATGGCTTCCGCGCCTGCCTGGGCATCCTGCGCTTGAGCAAACAGCACGGCGAAGAGCGGCTGGAAGCCGCTTGCCAACGTGCGCTGGCCCTAGGCGCATGCAGTTACAAGAGCCTCGAATCGATCCTGCGCCAAGGCCTGGAACGGCTACCTCTTGCCCAGCAAAACCTGCCGTTACTGCCCGATGAACATATCAATCTGCGCGGCCCTGGCTACTACCACTGA
- a CDS encoding AraC family transcriptional regulator produces the protein MRETDSVAAYFMFPMIHALREKPQRLRSILEQVGIDPALLGQPTARVPAKAFAALWLVQIRELNDEFFQLDAHGMPPGSFALICRALIQEPTLEKAMRQCLANFALFLGDYRGTLTVRGKRAVISLQSGSQDSEVSRLGEETFLVLMISLLCWLGGRRIPIDRADFRHQRLSLRDDALLWGANLTFGAERTEIEFASHYLRLPVVQDLASLKVFLRTAPQWLVIRFRNQHGLASQVHQRLRHSHYSEWPTLQAFALEQHLSPSTFRRKLGREGCSYQEIKDEVRRALAFEWLRQSKANISEIAEQLGFQESSAFHRAFKKWTGESPGRYRARFRVRSE, from the coding sequence ATGCGGGAAACGGATTCGGTGGCGGCTTACTTCATGTTCCCCATGATCCATGCGCTGCGTGAGAAACCGCAGCGTCTGCGTTCAATACTGGAACAGGTGGGCATCGATCCGGCATTGCTGGGTCAACCGACAGCACGGGTACCGGCCAAGGCCTTCGCCGCGTTGTGGCTGGTGCAGATTCGTGAGCTGAACGACGAGTTTTTTCAATTGGACGCCCATGGCATGCCGCCGGGCAGTTTTGCCTTGATATGTAGGGCATTGATTCAGGAGCCGACGTTGGAGAAAGCCATGCGTCAGTGCCTGGCCAATTTTGCCCTGTTCCTAGGTGATTATCGCGGCACGCTAACTGTGCGTGGCAAACGTGCGGTGATCAGCTTGCAGAGCGGTTCGCAGGACAGTGAGGTCAGCCGGTTGGGAGAAGAAACGTTCCTGGTGTTGATGATCAGTCTGCTGTGCTGGCTGGGCGGGCGACGCATTCCTATCGATCGGGCAGACTTTCGTCATCAGCGCTTGTCGTTGCGTGATGATGCGTTGCTTTGGGGAGCCAACTTGACCTTTGGTGCCGAGCGCACCGAAATCGAGTTCGCCAGTCATTACCTGCGCTTGCCCGTAGTCCAAGACCTTGCCTCGCTGAAAGTTTTTTTGCGCACCGCACCGCAATGGCTGGTGATCCGCTTTCGCAACCAACATGGGCTGGCGTCGCAGGTTCATCAACGCCTGCGCCACAGCCATTACAGCGAATGGCCGACCTTGCAGGCCTTCGCCCTGGAGCAGCACCTGAGTCCCAGCACGTTTCGCCGGAAGTTAGGACGTGAAGGTTGTTCGTATCAGGAAATCAAAGATGAAGTGCGGCGCGCGCTGGCGTTTGAATGGTTGCGCCAGAGCAAGGCGAACATCAGCGAGATTGCCGAGCAGTTGGGATTTCAGGAGTCGAGTGCGTTTCATCGGGCGTTCAAGAAGTGGACGGGGGAGAGTCCGGGGCGATATCGGGCGCGGTTTCGGGTTCGTTCTGAATGA
- a CDS encoding methyl-accepting chemotaxis protein — MSLLKGLSIGGKLLVLPGLFMLALLVVSGLAYRGLAKQQAVIEEIDQLRFQQYRQVLETSAASQAAMVGAYAAGARILESNGQASAEDLESYLEDMQASVDDMRVGLDKVARETRLGDEEKALYQAVQEQAAVVGEGLADFKRTALSDQIQAASLLGRARADNNGLQGQFSRLLGLQAELTSGAFAEAGATQRQVSQMLVVVLLVASILAVVVSLLLRSQIIRPIREIEQASIDLRDGDLTRRVRVMGRDEVAHTAQAFNELIDSFQQAMRKVAGVAASVGASAEELVETSARVAESSTAQAGAVGAVSMTIEQMSDGIAAISRHAESLRSCAEASLRGAQDGHLALARLLQKIDSVRLAFSAIRGSVGDFVESTTAITTSIAQVKDLSAQTSMLALNAAIEAARAGESGRGFSVVADEVRNLAQRSATAANSINELTVKLESQSEVVDEALRAGTVALDDSGRLLTELESTLQQAAELVGDSTRGVDQIADAASVQSEGGRGITANVEHIARMAGEGDAITHQVSGAVVSLRELSDELNLAVGRFRFEI; from the coding sequence ATGTCACTTCTCAAAGGCCTTTCTATCGGCGGCAAACTCCTCGTGTTGCCCGGGTTATTCATGCTCGCTCTCCTGGTTGTCTCCGGTCTGGCCTACCGGGGGCTTGCCAAGCAGCAAGCGGTGATTGAGGAAATAGACCAGTTGCGCTTTCAGCAGTATCGCCAGGTATTGGAAACCTCGGCCGCCTCGCAGGCGGCGATGGTCGGCGCTTATGCGGCAGGCGCGCGAATTCTCGAATCCAACGGGCAAGCTTCTGCTGAAGACCTTGAGTCCTATCTGGAAGACATGCAGGCCAGTGTCGACGATATGCGCGTGGGGCTGGACAAGGTAGCCCGTGAGACGCGCCTGGGTGACGAGGAGAAAGCCCTCTACCAGGCCGTGCAGGAACAGGCCGCGGTCGTTGGCGAGGGCCTTGCCGATTTCAAGCGCACCGCCCTGAGCGATCAGATACAGGCTGCTTCGCTGCTCGGAAGGGCGCGCGCCGATAACAATGGGCTACAAGGCCAATTCAGCCGCCTTCTGGGGCTGCAGGCGGAGCTGACCTCTGGCGCCTTTGCCGAGGCCGGTGCCACGCAACGACAGGTATCGCAGATGCTGGTCGTGGTATTGCTGGTCGCCAGCATACTGGCTGTGGTGGTCAGTCTGTTATTGCGTTCACAGATCATCCGGCCCATCCGGGAAATCGAGCAGGCGTCGATCGACTTGCGCGACGGCGACCTGACCCGACGTGTGCGGGTCATGGGGCGAGATGAGGTTGCCCATACCGCCCAGGCATTCAACGAGCTCATTGATAGCTTCCAGCAGGCCATGCGCAAGGTAGCCGGCGTTGCGGCATCGGTTGGCGCGTCGGCGGAGGAACTTGTGGAAACCTCTGCTCGGGTGGCCGAAAGCTCTACCGCACAGGCCGGTGCGGTGGGTGCGGTTTCGATGACCATCGAGCAGATGAGCGACGGGATTGCAGCAATCTCCCGTCATGCAGAGAGCCTGCGCAGTTGTGCCGAAGCCAGTTTGCGTGGTGCGCAAGATGGACACCTGGCACTGGCACGACTGCTTCAGAAGATCGACAGCGTGCGCCTTGCGTTCTCAGCGATCCGCGGCTCGGTGGGCGACTTCGTCGAGAGCACGACGGCGATCACTACGAGCATCGCTCAGGTCAAGGATCTTTCCGCACAGACCAGTATGTTGGCCCTCAATGCGGCGATCGAGGCGGCGCGGGCAGGAGAGAGCGGACGCGGTTTCAGTGTGGTGGCCGACGAGGTGCGCAACTTGGCACAACGCTCTGCGACGGCCGCTAATTCGATCAACGAACTGACCGTGAAGCTGGAGAGTCAGTCTGAGGTTGTCGACGAAGCCCTGCGCGCCGGCACGGTGGCGTTGGATGATAGCGGCCGATTGTTGACTGAGTTGGAAAGTACGCTACAACAGGCAGCGGAACTGGTCGGTGATTCCACGCGCGGGGTGGACCAGATTGCGGACGCGGCGAGTGTGCAGAGCGAGGGTGGGCGGGGCATCACTGCGAACGTCGAGCACATCGCGCGCATGGCCGGCGAGGGCGATGCGATCACTCATCAAGTCTCCGGAGCCGTGGTTTCTTTGCGGGAGCTGTCCGATGAGCTGAATCTGGCGGTAGGACGTTTTCGCTTTGAAATATGA
- a CDS encoding MarR family transcriptional regulator: MTTESTLSLVLHDVARLMRKRFERLTRAAGLTRAQWQVLSKLSMHEGIYQKGLADLLEVEPVTLVRLLDKMQARGLIERRNHPTDRRFFLLFLTPSAHPLLQFMRSIGEQTRLEAMADFSPQEYDQLQQYLERMREHLLTACSLPPDEATAG, encoded by the coding sequence ATGACAACTGAATCTACCCTCAGCTTAGTTCTCCATGACGTTGCCCGTTTGATGCGAAAACGTTTCGAGCGATTGACTCGTGCAGCCGGCCTAACGCGCGCTCAATGGCAAGTTCTATCCAAACTGTCCATGCATGAGGGCATTTACCAAAAAGGTCTGGCCGATCTGCTGGAAGTCGAGCCTGTCACTCTGGTACGCCTGCTGGACAAAATGCAGGCGCGCGGTTTGATTGAGCGTCGCAACCACCCCACTGACCGTCGTTTTTTCTTGTTGTTCCTAACCCCGAGTGCCCACCCGCTGCTGCAGTTCATGCGCTCCATTGGCGAGCAGACGCGACTGGAGGCCATGGCAGACTTCTCCCCTCAGGAGTATGACCAATTGCAGCAGTACCTAGAGCGTATGCGTGAACATTTGCTGACGGCTTGCAGCCTGCCCCCGGACGAAGCCACAGCAGGCTAG
- the folE gene encoding GTP cyclohydrolase I FolE: protein MDEKLAKNYREILQGVGEDPQREGLLNTPERAAKAMHYLCHGYRQTLEEIVNGALFESDNDEMVIVRNIELYSLCEHHMLPFIGKAHVAYMPTGKVLGLSKVARIVDMFARRLQIQENLTRQIAEAIAQITRAAGVAVVIEAKHMCMMMRGVEKQNSVMSTSVMLGTFRESYNTRQEFLQLIRSR from the coding sequence ATGGACGAAAAGCTGGCGAAAAACTACCGGGAAATACTCCAAGGCGTGGGCGAGGATCCGCAGCGAGAAGGCTTGCTGAATACGCCAGAACGCGCGGCCAAGGCCATGCATTACCTCTGCCATGGCTATCGGCAAACGCTCGAAGAGATCGTCAACGGTGCACTGTTCGAGTCGGACAACGATGAGATGGTCATCGTCCGGAATATCGAACTTTACTCGCTGTGTGAACATCACATGCTGCCGTTTATTGGTAAGGCGCATGTTGCTTACATGCCGACGGGCAAAGTGCTTGGTCTGTCAAAGGTGGCGCGTATTGTCGATATGTTTGCCCGCCGCCTGCAAATTCAGGAAAACCTCACCCGTCAAATTGCCGAAGCTATTGCCCAGATCACCCGTGCCGCCGGCGTGGCGGTGGTAATCGAGGCGAAACACATGTGCATGATGATGCGCGGCGTTGAAAAGCAGAACTCTGTAATGAGCACTTCGGTAATGCTCGGTACTTTTCGCGAGTCGTACAACACGCGCCAGGAGTTCTTGCAGTTGATCCGCAGCCGCTAG
- a CDS encoding indolepyruvate ferredoxin oxidoreductase family protein: MSAPPSLDDKYVQHSGNVLLSGIQALVRLPLMQRQRDLANGLNTAGFISGYRGSPLGGFDQALWKARDYLKAHHTVFHPGMNEDLAATSIWGTQQVNLFEGATYDGVFGMWYGKGPGVDRCGDVFRHANAAGTSPFGGVLAIAGDDHGARSSSLPHQTEHIFKAVMMPVLAPSGVQEYLDYGMHGWAMSRYSGCWVALKAVADTVESAAIVDIDIHRVQPIIPDIPLPEGGLNIRWPDPPLAQEQRLLEHKLYAALAYARANRLDRIVMDSPKARIGIITSGKSYLDVCQALKILGIDEALAQQIGLRVYKVGMVWPLEAEGVRQFAEGLEEIVVVEEKRHMIEYQLKEELYNWREDVRPRIVGKFDDKGEWSLPHTDWLLPAINDLTPAMIARALAKRMLRVHQSGPLQVRLAVLDAQLASKGQFSNLMDRVPHYCSGCPHNTSTKVPQGSRALAGIGCHYMAAWIYPQTQTFSQMGGEGVAWIGQAPFTTTQHVFANLGDGTYFHSGILAIRAAVAANVQITYKILYNDAVAMTGGQPVDGSLSVAQISRQLAAEGVQRVVVVSDDVEKYQHIHDLADGVPVLRRDKMDEVQEQLRQFQGVSAIIYDQTCAAEKRRRRKRGKFPDPARRVVINEAVCEGCGDCSSKSNCMSVVTVETEYGHKREIDQSSCNKDFTCLNGFCPSFVTVEGGALRKPKALAATADDVWELPTPATVTLDEPYSILVTGVGGTGVVTIGALLGMAAFIEGKGTLNLDMAGMAQKGGAVWSHIRIAAHQDQLFAPRIAEGEAALLLGCDLVVSANTETLSKLRQGVTHALINSEESITSAFVRTFAQQAESGDLQKHPDPTFQTQSMSAQIAEAVGQAQADFVDASKIATALMGDSIATNTFMLGYAYQKGWLPVGEAALLQAIELNGTAVPFNLSAFAWGRRSAEDLPRVLRKLEAGNVQNADRRLSQSLEETLERRVAFLTAYQNKAYAQRYRQRVEQVMAAETALLGQPGKLSASVARYYFKVLAIKDEYEVARLFTDGQFLEKIQAGFEGDYRLRFHLAPPLLNDNGTGREPKKRSFGPWMLQGFKLLAKLRFLRNTWLDPFGRTHERKVERNWLANYESILDEVLSDLTADKLGLAQDLAQLPDSVRGYGPVKERFLAHARERQALLLEQWRNGTGAAFHDASRTTGKITVTQL, from the coding sequence ATGAGTGCGCCCCCGTCCCTGGATGACAAATACGTCCAGCACAGTGGAAACGTTTTGCTCAGCGGGATTCAGGCGCTGGTGCGCCTGCCGCTGATGCAGCGCCAACGCGACCTGGCCAATGGCCTGAACACCGCCGGGTTTATTTCCGGGTATCGGGGCTCGCCGCTGGGTGGTTTCGACCAGGCATTGTGGAAGGCGCGCGACTATCTCAAGGCGCACCACACAGTGTTCCATCCAGGCATGAACGAAGACCTCGCCGCCACCTCGATCTGGGGTACGCAGCAGGTCAACCTCTTCGAAGGCGCCACCTACGATGGCGTGTTTGGCATGTGGTACGGCAAGGGTCCGGGCGTCGACCGCTGCGGCGATGTGTTCCGTCACGCCAACGCCGCCGGCACCTCGCCGTTCGGCGGTGTACTGGCCATTGCCGGTGATGACCATGGCGCGCGTTCCTCCTCGCTGCCTCACCAGACCGAGCACATCTTCAAAGCAGTCATGATGCCGGTACTGGCACCATCGGGCGTGCAGGAATACCTCGACTACGGCATGCACGGCTGGGCCATGTCACGTTATTCCGGGTGCTGGGTTGCGCTCAAGGCAGTGGCCGATACCGTGGAGAGCGCGGCCATTGTCGATATCGACATTCATCGCGTGCAGCCGATCATTCCCGATATCCCGCTGCCCGAAGGCGGCTTGAATATTCGCTGGCCAGACCCGCCCCTGGCGCAGGAACAACGCCTGCTGGAACACAAGCTGTATGCCGCCCTCGCCTACGCCCGCGCCAATCGCCTCGACCGGATCGTGATGGACTCGCCGAAGGCGCGGATCGGTATCATCACGTCCGGCAAATCCTACCTCGACGTGTGCCAGGCACTGAAAATCCTCGGTATCGATGAAGCCCTGGCGCAGCAGATCGGCTTGCGCGTGTACAAGGTCGGCATGGTCTGGCCGCTGGAGGCTGAAGGCGTGCGGCAGTTCGCCGAGGGCCTGGAAGAAATCGTGGTGGTCGAAGAAAAACGCCACATGATCGAATACCAGTTGAAGGAAGAACTCTACAACTGGCGCGAAGATGTCCGCCCGCGCATCGTCGGCAAGTTTGACGACAAAGGTGAATGGAGCCTGCCGCACACCGATTGGTTGCTGCCCGCCATCAACGACCTGACCCCGGCGATGATCGCCCGTGCGCTGGCCAAGCGTATGTTGCGGGTACATCAAAGTGGCCCGCTGCAAGTGCGCCTGGCCGTGCTGGATGCGCAGCTGGCCAGCAAAGGCCAGTTCAGCAACCTGATGGACCGCGTCCCCCATTACTGCTCCGGTTGCCCGCACAACACCTCGACCAAAGTGCCCCAGGGCAGCCGGGCACTGGCCGGCATCGGTTGCCATTACATGGCCGCGTGGATCTACCCCCAGACCCAGACTTTCAGCCAGATGGGTGGCGAAGGCGTGGCGTGGATCGGCCAGGCGCCCTTCACCACCACCCAACATGTTTTCGCCAATCTGGGTGACGGTACCTATTTCCACTCCGGCATTCTCGCGATCCGGGCTGCCGTCGCGGCAAATGTGCAGATCACCTACAAGATTCTCTACAACGATGCCGTAGCCATGACCGGTGGGCAACCGGTGGACGGCAGCCTCAGCGTGGCGCAGATCAGCCGACAGCTCGCCGCCGAAGGCGTACAGCGCGTGGTGGTGGTCAGCGACGATGTCGAGAAATACCAGCATATCCATGATCTGGCTGATGGCGTGCCGGTGCTGCGTCGCGACAAGATGGACGAGGTGCAGGAACAGCTGCGTCAATTCCAGGGTGTGTCTGCAATCATTTATGACCAGACCTGCGCCGCGGAAAAACGTCGGCGTCGCAAGCGCGGCAAGTTCCCCGATCCGGCCCGCCGGGTAGTGATCAACGAAGCGGTGTGTGAAGGCTGCGGTGATTGCAGCAGCAAATCCAACTGCATGTCGGTGGTGACAGTGGAAACCGAGTACGGCCACAAGCGGGAAATCGACCAGTCCTCGTGCAACAAAGACTTCACCTGCCTCAACGGCTTCTGCCCGAGTTTCGTCACGGTCGAAGGTGGCGCTTTGCGCAAACCCAAGGCGCTGGCGGCTACGGCGGATGACGTCTGGGAACTGCCAACCCCTGCGACCGTTACCCTGGATGAGCCCTACAGCATTCTGGTGACCGGCGTAGGAGGCACCGGCGTGGTGACCATCGGCGCACTGCTGGGAATGGCAGCGTTTATCGAAGGTAAAGGCACACTCAACCTGGACATGGCGGGCATGGCGCAAAAAGGCGGCGCGGTGTGGTCGCATATCCGCATCGCCGCGCATCAGGATCAGTTGTTCGCGCCCCGGATTGCCGAAGGTGAAGCAGCGCTGCTGCTGGGCTGCGACCTGGTGGTCAGCGCCAACACCGAAACCCTGTCCAAGCTGCGCCAGGGCGTTACCCATGCGTTGATCAACAGTGAAGAAAGTATTACCAGCGCCTTTGTGCGCACCTTTGCCCAACAGGCCGAAAGCGGCGATTTGCAGAAACACCCGGACCCGACATTCCAGACCCAAAGCATGTCGGCACAAATCGCCGAAGCGGTTGGCCAGGCCCAGGCCGACTTCGTCGACGCGAGCAAAATCGCCACGGCATTGATGGGCGATTCGATTGCCACCAATACCTTCATGCTCGGCTATGCCTACCAGAAAGGCTGGTTGCCCGTGGGCGAAGCGGCGCTGCTACAGGCCATCGAATTGAATGGCACTGCGGTCCCCTTCAACCTTTCAGCCTTTGCATGGGGCCGGCGCAGTGCCGAAGATTTGCCACGGGTCTTGCGCAAGCTGGAAGCCGGCAACGTGCAGAACGCAGATCGCCGGCTGTCGCAAAGCCTGGAGGAAACGCTGGAACGCCGCGTGGCATTTCTCACGGCGTACCAGAACAAGGCGTATGCCCAACGTTACCGACAACGGGTCGAGCAAGTCATGGCAGCGGAAACGGCACTGCTCGGGCAGCCGGGCAAGCTGTCGGCAAGCGTCGCCCGTTACTACTTCAAAGTGCTGGCGATCAAGGATGAATACGAAGTGGCACGTCTGTTTACCGATGGTCAATTCCTGGAAAAAATCCAGGCGGGCTTCGAGGGCGACTACCGCCTGCGCTTCCACCTGGCGCCACCGCTGCTCAATGATAACGGTACCGGTCGTGAGCCGAAAAAGCGCAGCTTCGGCCCGTGGATGCTGCAAGGCTTCAAGCTGCTGGCCAAGCTCAGGTTCCTGCGCAACACCTGGCTCGATCCATTCGGTCGCACCCACGAGCGCAAGGTGGAACGTAACTGGCTGGCCAACTATGAAAGCATCCTCGACGAAGTGTTGAGTGATTTGACTGCGGACAAGCTGGGCCTGGCTCAGGATCTGGCGCAGTTGCCAGACAGCGTCCGCGGTTATGGTCCGGTTAAAGAACGCTTCCTCGCCCACGCCCGAGAGCGCCAGGCACTTTTGCTTGAGCAGTGGCGCAACGGCACGGGGGCAGCGTTTCACGATGCCAGTCGAACCACAGGAAAAATCACCGTCACCCAACTTTAA